A segment of the Oscillatoria salina IIICB1 genome:
GGACATGAATATCGAGGGTTACTCGTATGCACTGGATGTGCTTACCGTAGAGATGATTCTGAAGAGGGTGAACGTAATCTTAGTGATATTCAATCTTTGAGCGACTCTCCATTTCAATTTTCCTACGCAGATGTAGAAGAAAATTTAAGAGAACGTTTTAAACAGTGGCTAGAAGAAATAATTTTGACTGGTTTAGATTACTGGAACAAAAGTCTTTAAAATTTAACTAAACCTAGTTAGTATTTTATAAATTATCCAAATAGCTACTGAAATAGGGTATTTAGTTGAGGCAATAATTAACATAACGATCGCCCCCCCTTCCCCCACTTTCCCCGCAAAACCTCTTGCTGCTAACTTTCTGGTGTTGCTTCTTGGACTAAAACGAAGGGTTGAACGATTAATGTGCTAAATTGCTTGCTGGGGTTAGTATTCCAACTGGTCAATTGTTCGGGATCTGGTTTTTGAATTAATTGCTCGCTAATCCAATGTTGTACCGAAATTACATCATCTTGTGCGATCGCTGCACCCACGTCAACTATATTTAACTGTTTGGAAACTACAATGATTGCATCTCGTTTCGCGTGTGGTGTCAATACTCCCCACTCTACATTCGCCAAATCTTGAGCTAATTTGGTTTTCACATCCTCCACGATTTTATCCTCAGTCTGCAACCGCTTTATTTTACCTTCCTAGGTCGTGCATTTCGTTAATTATTGCCGCACATTTTTCCGTAACCGCTTGAACTTGTTCTCGTTTTGTCGCCGTTGGAGGTGCGATCGCGTCACCAATTCGGATTGTCAACGGAACTGGTTTCGGAATCGAACCCGACTGCAAAATCTTCTCTGTCCCCCACAAACATACAGGTAAAAGCGGAACTTGGGCTTTTGCGGCGATCGTTGCTGCACCTAATTTTGGTTCCGTAATTCGTCCATCATCAGTGCGCGTACCTTGCAAAAAAAGCCCCACAGCCCAGCCATCCTTTAAAGCTGTCATCGCCGCCCTAATCGCCGAGCGATCGGCACTAGAACGCTTCACAGGATAAGCTCCATAGAGCGCGATCGCTTGTTTTAACACCGGAACCGAAAATAGCTCTTCCTTCGCCATAAAAGCCACAGGACGGCGCATACAGTTCGATAAAATTGGGGGGTCGAAGTAACTCGCATGGTTACTTACCACCACTAAACCTCCCGACTGAGGTACTTTTTCCGCACCGTATATCCGACCCCGAAAATATACGTGCAACATCGGACTTACCACCGACCACTTAAACAGGTGGTAAAGTGCCAAATTAACTACAGGTTCTCGTTCTCTTGCGTCCACAAATTACTGTATCTTAACTAACAGTTTCCAAGTTTACTTGGAAGATAAAGTCATCATAGGACAAGTCGCCACCGTCTTCGAGGTCTTCAAAAGCAAAAATATTGTCTCCCAATGAGCGAACATGGTCAAATCCATCTGCATTCGCTTCAATAAAGGGGAAGTAAGCTTGAGTAACATCTCCATCAGCGAGAAGATAAGGTGCGTAAATTTCTCCACCCTCAAGTTGTAGTGCATCGGGATCGATATTATCAAATTCCACCACACTTTGAGCTAAAGCAGCTTCGCGATAACCTTCTTCCCCAGGAAGAATGGTATTACCTACGTTATCTAAAACTGCTCCTTCCCTATTTTCGAGCAAATAAAGACCACCTCGGTTATTAAAACCTGCATCCCCAGTCGCAGCGATATTAGCGGTTACTTGTCCGGTAAAATCTCTAAGATCGAGCAATTCACCTTCCCGACTTCCCTGAAGCTCGCTAGCGATCGCCTCTTCCTCAGTTAATTCTACATTCAGCACCAAATCTCCGTAAAGCTCACCTTCTTCTTCACCGTCAACAATATCTTCAAAACTCAACTCAAAAATACCTTCACCTTCATCAGTTACTTGCAATTGCTCAAAAGCTTCACTAACTCCAAAAGTAGAACCAAAAATTATTTGGTCATTTGAGAGACTAATCTCACCAACACTATCAGTAGTCGAGTTAGGAACTAGATAGAAAACAAAGCGAGATCCACCATTAAATCCTCTTAAAACCCGACTCAAATCTTCGCTGGTAAATTCTT
Coding sequences within it:
- a CDS encoding lysophospholipid acyltransferase family protein; its protein translation is MDAREREPVVNLALYHLFKWSVVSPMLHVYFRGRIYGAEKVPQSGGLVVVSNHASYFDPPILSNCMRRPVAFMAKEELFSVPVLKQAIALYGAYPVKRSSADRSAIRAAMTALKDGWAVGLFLQGTRTDDGRITEPKLGAATIAAKAQVPLLPVCLWGTEKILQSGSIPKPVPLTIRIGDAIAPPTATKREQVQAVTEKCAAIINEMHDLGR
- a CDS encoding DUF2288 domain-containing protein, which translates into the protein MKTKLAQDLANVEWGVLTPHAKRDAIIVVSKQLNIVDVGAAIAQDDVISVQHWISEQLIQKPDPEQLTSWNTNPSKQFSTLIVQPFVLVQEATPES